In Myxococcales bacterium, a single genomic region encodes these proteins:
- the rapZ gene encoding RNase adapter RapZ, producing MTDKHGHQTVVVVTGMSGAGKTTALHTLEDLGFFCVDNLPTVLAPQAVLACESGGMTRVALGMDVRVGTFLASVSSVLADLQDGGTRDVHVLFFDASDEALLRRFSESRRPHPMGSPQIAGDTSAAVAVLDGIRLERARLASLRARATRVYDTTHLSVHELRRAIIAQFGPSNEAGPQMLTRVLSFGFKYGVPTDADMLLDVRFLENPYFIPELKPLPGTDERVSRFVLGLPEAQEFLQKTTQLIDFVLPRYQREGKSYLTLAIGCTGGRHRSVALSEALGAELGKRHAGLAVVHRDVSRGDVTRPPAESIHTELKGAANSLPVPLAKKPKGTP from the coding sequence ATGACCGACAAGCACGGGCACCAAACGGTCGTCGTGGTGACGGGCATGTCAGGCGCCGGCAAGACGACGGCGCTTCACACCCTCGAGGACTTAGGATTCTTCTGCGTCGACAACCTCCCGACGGTGCTCGCGCCGCAAGCGGTGCTCGCCTGCGAGAGCGGCGGCATGACCCGCGTCGCGCTCGGTATGGATGTCCGGGTTGGGACGTTCTTGGCGTCCGTCAGCTCCGTGCTCGCGGACCTCCAAGACGGTGGCACCCGCGATGTGCACGTTCTCTTCTTCGACGCGTCGGACGAAGCGCTCCTCCGTCGCTTCAGCGAGAGCCGGCGACCTCATCCCATGGGCTCGCCGCAGATCGCCGGTGACACGAGCGCCGCCGTCGCCGTCCTTGACGGCATCCGCCTGGAACGGGCACGGCTCGCTTCGCTCCGGGCGCGCGCCACGCGGGTCTACGACACGACGCACCTGTCGGTCCACGAGCTGCGGCGAGCGATCATCGCGCAGTTCGGCCCGTCGAACGAGGCGGGACCGCAAATGCTGACGCGGGTCCTGTCCTTCGGCTTCAAGTACGGCGTCCCAACGGACGCCGACATGCTCCTCGACGTGCGCTTCCTCGAGAACCCGTATTTCATCCCCGAGCTCAAGCCGCTGCCGGGCACCGACGAGCGCGTGAGTCGCTTCGTTCTCGGCTTGCCCGAGGCGCAAGAGTTCCTGCAGAAGACAACTCAGCTCATCGACTTCGTCTTGCCGCGCTATCAACGGGAGGGAAAGAGCTACCTGACGCTCGCCATCGGCTGCACCGGTGGCCGCCACCGCTCCGTGGCGCTGTCCGAGGCCCTCGGCGCGGAACTCGGGAAGCGCCACGCAGGGCTGGCCGTCGTCCACCGCGACGTCAGCCGCGGTGACGTCACGCGCCCGCCGGCCGAGAGCATCCACACGGAGCTCAAGGGCGCCGCCAATTCCCTCCCCGTTCCACTGGCAAAGAAACCAAAGGGGACGCCATGA
- the hprK gene encoding HPr(Ser) kinase/phosphatase — MTGGAPAEPALREVTAGSLETDADLAVELRRVAGEAGLGRPLRHPRVQKSGLALAGHYYGVVPTRVQVLGETELSYLDTLDHDGRSRAARGFFSLGLSCVVVTCDIAPPRELVLAAEATHTPLFVSRARSSRTINAIHALLDERLAPQVSLHGVLVDVFGVGILLLGKSGIGKSECAIELVLRGHRLVADDIVFCDWHPPGEIYGRAAELLENHVEVRGLGILNLKALLGVTSVVAKKRIDLVVQLVEWADGAEYDRLGLDERRFAILGTSIRELSVPVRPGRDMGTIVELAARSQLLRNDGSHPAGDLMARLEKQLITRAAVEVQIPGSRPPPPVAPPSRRDESSPLDRGGQNESSAWIPVVRPKPEGKP, encoded by the coding sequence GTGACCGGTGGCGCCCCAGCCGAGCCAGCCCTTCGCGAAGTGACCGCCGGCTCGCTCGAGACCGATGCCGATCTCGCCGTCGAGCTTCGGCGCGTGGCCGGCGAGGCTGGGCTTGGGCGACCGCTCCGTCACCCGCGCGTTCAGAAGTCCGGCCTGGCGCTCGCGGGGCACTACTACGGCGTCGTGCCCACCCGGGTCCAGGTCCTCGGCGAGACGGAGCTCTCCTACCTCGACACGCTCGACCACGACGGTCGCAGTCGCGCGGCGCGCGGCTTCTTCTCGCTCGGACTCTCCTGCGTTGTCGTCACCTGCGATATCGCCCCACCGCGCGAGTTGGTGCTCGCCGCCGAGGCCACGCACACGCCGCTCTTCGTTTCCCGGGCGCGCTCAAGCCGCACCATCAACGCCATTCACGCGCTGCTCGACGAGCGCCTCGCGCCGCAGGTCTCGCTCCACGGTGTCCTCGTCGACGTCTTCGGCGTGGGCATCCTGCTGCTCGGCAAGAGTGGCATCGGGAAGAGCGAGTGCGCCATCGAGCTCGTCTTGCGCGGCCACCGGCTCGTCGCCGACGACATCGTTTTCTGCGACTGGCATCCCCCTGGCGAGATCTACGGGCGAGCCGCGGAGCTGCTCGAAAACCACGTCGAAGTGCGGGGCCTCGGCATCCTCAACCTGAAGGCGCTCCTCGGTGTGACGAGCGTGGTCGCGAAGAAGCGCATCGACCTCGTGGTGCAGCTCGTCGAGTGGGCCGACGGCGCCGAATATGATCGGCTCGGCCTCGATGAGCGGCGCTTCGCGATCCTGGGCACGTCGATTCGCGAGCTGTCGGTCCCCGTGCGACCGGGCCGCGACATGGGCACCATCGTTGAGCTTGCGGCGCGCAGTCAGTTGCTCCGCAACGACGGGTCGCACCCGGCCGGTGACCTGATGGCGCGCCTCGAGAAGCAACTCATCACGCGCGCGGCCGTTGAGGTTCAGATCCCGGGCTCGCGCCCGCCACCGCCGGTCGCTCCACCCTCCCGGCGGGACGAGTCCTCTCCCTTGGACCGGGGCGGACAAAACGAGAGTTCGGCGTGGATTCCCGTCGTGAGGCCGAAGCCCGAGGGCAAGCCATGA
- a CDS encoding PTS sugar transporter subunit IIA, with translation MLVTELLSADRIQVRSPHDPKLNKRAALSLVAELLDKGTGVGTQVILDALLERESLQSTGIGEGVAIPHEKLETVQAQCAAFVIVPEGLAFDAIDGENVNLIFGVVGPRKALVEHLKVLARISKLLRNRPLRERLLAAPSGASAYELLVAEESRP, from the coding sequence ATGCTCGTTACCGAACTACTCAGCGCGGACCGCATCCAGGTCCGGTCTCCCCACGATCCGAAGCTCAACAAGCGTGCGGCGCTGTCGCTCGTGGCCGAGCTTCTCGACAAGGGGACCGGCGTGGGAACACAGGTTATTTTGGACGCGCTCCTCGAGCGTGAGTCGCTCCAGTCGACGGGCATCGGCGAAGGCGTCGCGATTCCACACGAGAAGCTCGAGACGGTGCAAGCCCAGTGCGCGGCCTTCGTCATCGTGCCCGAAGGGCTCGCCTTCGACGCCATCGATGGCGAGAACGTTAACCTGATCTTCGGCGTGGTCGGACCGCGCAAGGCGCTCGTCGAGCACCTCAAGGTGCTCGCGCGAATCTCGAAGCTCCTCCGCAATCGCCCGCTCCGCGAGCGATTGCTCGCCGCTCCGTCGGGCGCTTCTGCCTACGAGCTGCTCGTGGCGGAGGAGTCTCGCCCGTGA
- the raiA gene encoding ribosome-associated translation inhibitor RaiA: protein MNISITFRQMEGSDAVKAYASEKVGKLQRLLRSPMKVQVTLSTQHRAHSAEVDIHSGAEHLHAHETTEDMYATIDKVTDKLERQIRVAHEARNKKGQERASERLITGVEGDED from the coding sequence ATGAACATCTCGATCACGTTCCGTCAGATGGAGGGGAGCGACGCCGTCAAGGCATACGCTTCTGAGAAGGTTGGAAAGCTCCAGAGGCTCCTTCGCAGCCCCATGAAGGTGCAAGTCACGCTCAGCACGCAGCACCGCGCGCACAGCGCGGAGGTCGACATTCACTCGGGCGCTGAACACCTTCACGCGCACGAGACGACGGAAGACATGTACGCGACCATCGATAAGGTCACCGACAAGCTGGAGCGGCAGATTCGCGTCGCTCACGAGGCCCGCAACAAGAAGGGTCAGGAGCGAGCGTCGGAGCGCCTCATCACAGGCGTCGAAGGCGACGAAGACTGA
- the rpoN gene encoding RNA polymerase factor sigma-54 — protein sequence MEIKQQLKLSQQLVMTPQLQQAIRLLQLSRLELIDEIRKELDANPVLADEEIDPRARKSDEMSGNASAEVVASNDRIDRFDEHERQKSNDPSTTRTDNKAVAEIDWEQFLENRVLQQPLPASRGGFDELPPIEQNLTKAANLQDHLKWQLQMSDFTDSERRFAELVICNLDDNGFLDLKGIDRGDGTRTPDLTIEELASEAGLDPEDAPEVLRMMQEWDPVGVASRDLRECLKVQAEFFGFDDMEVEIIDKHLHNLEKHNYQAIARDLKIPVEEIYECVKEIQKLESRPARNFTETDDKSIAITPDVYIVKDAEKFVVSDNDRGVQRLYINENLTKQLLKDPGAKEFVSEKLRNAQWLIRAIDQRRKTIIRVTECIVEKQRDFFEKGVAFLRPMILRDVADAVGMHESTISRVTTNKYVHTPQGLFELKYFFNSSIRRVAEEDIASESVKQAIKKIIDGEDKQNPLSDQAIVELLAKDDGIQIARRTVAKYREMLGILASSKRKKLF from the coding sequence ATGGAAATCAAGCAGCAGCTCAAACTCAGCCAGCAGCTGGTGATGACCCCGCAGCTGCAGCAAGCCATTCGGCTGCTCCAGCTCTCGCGCCTCGAGCTCATCGACGAAATCCGAAAAGAGCTCGACGCAAATCCCGTGCTCGCCGACGAAGAGATCGACCCGCGGGCCCGGAAGAGCGACGAGATGTCGGGCAACGCCAGCGCCGAGGTCGTCGCCTCGAACGACCGCATCGACCGCTTCGACGAACACGAGCGGCAGAAGTCCAACGACCCGAGCACGACGCGCACCGACAACAAGGCCGTCGCGGAGATCGACTGGGAGCAGTTCCTCGAAAATCGCGTCCTTCAGCAGCCACTGCCGGCGAGCCGCGGCGGCTTCGACGAGCTCCCGCCCATTGAGCAGAACCTCACCAAGGCAGCAAACCTGCAGGACCACTTGAAGTGGCAGCTGCAGATGAGCGACTTCACCGACTCCGAGCGCCGCTTCGCCGAGCTCGTCATCTGCAACCTCGATGACAACGGGTTCCTCGATCTGAAGGGCATCGACCGCGGCGACGGCACACGCACGCCCGACCTCACCATTGAGGAGCTCGCCTCGGAGGCGGGGCTCGATCCGGAAGACGCACCGGAAGTGCTCCGCATGATGCAGGAGTGGGATCCCGTCGGCGTCGCGTCACGCGACCTTCGCGAGTGCCTCAAGGTGCAGGCCGAGTTCTTCGGCTTCGACGACATGGAAGTCGAGATCATCGACAAGCACCTGCACAACCTCGAGAAGCACAACTACCAGGCCATCGCGCGAGACCTGAAGATCCCCGTCGAGGAGATCTACGAGTGCGTCAAAGAGATCCAAAAACTCGAGAGTCGCCCGGCCCGTAACTTCACCGAGACCGACGACAAGAGCATCGCCATCACGCCTGACGTCTACATCGTCAAGGACGCGGAGAAGTTCGTCGTCAGCGACAACGACCGCGGCGTGCAGCGGCTCTACATCAACGAAAACCTCACCAAGCAGCTGCTCAAGGATCCCGGCGCCAAGGAGTTCGTGAGCGAGAAGCTCAGGAACGCCCAGTGGCTGATTCGCGCCATCGATCAGCGGCGCAAGACCATCATTCGCGTCACCGAGTGCATCGTCGAAAAGCAGCGTGACTTCTTCGAGAAGGGCGTCGCGTTCCTTCGGCCGATGATTCTGCGCGACGTCGCTGACGCCGTGGGCATGCACGAGTCGACCATCAGCCGCGTCACGACCAACAAGTACGTTCACACGCCGCAAGGGCTCTTCGAGCTCAAGTATTTCTTCAACTCTTCGATTCGTCGCGTCGCCGAGGAGGACATCGCCTCCGAGAGCGTCAAGCAGGCCATCAAGAAGATCATCGATGGCGAGGACAAGCAGAACCCGCTGTCGGACCAGGCCATCGTCGAGCTTCTCGCCAAGGACGACGGAATCCAAATCGCCCGGCGAACAGTCGCCAAATACAGAGAAATGCTAGGCATTCTCGCATCCAGCAAGCGCAAGAAGCTCTTCTAG
- a CDS encoding AAA family ATPase gives MRLTRLTVHRFGALRDVTMELGGVARTPTASKPARGKRTPKAAPEGAAGFTLLRGANEAGKTTLLRAIRFLLLGDDRGSDGRRIAATGPFGDARVSGVVTLSSGTELEIERRKGKPAFAGRVTGGGDEAPADWFLAALGNPDATVFRNVFAFSLDELAAGARILEKKEGNLSGLSSDQGSAGPYSPVRSSMTWTRRWRPSSWRLGGCRRFLPASLASRS, from the coding sequence GTGCGGCTCACCCGTCTCACGGTTCACCGTTTTGGAGCGCTCCGTGACGTCACGATGGAGCTCGGAGGCGTCGCTCGCACGCCGACGGCGTCGAAGCCCGCGAGAGGCAAGCGGACGCCGAAGGCCGCGCCCGAGGGAGCCGCTGGCTTCACCCTGCTCCGCGGCGCCAACGAGGCCGGCAAGACGACGCTCCTTCGAGCCATTCGCTTCCTCCTGCTCGGCGACGACCGCGGAAGCGACGGCCGCCGCATCGCGGCTACCGGCCCTTTTGGCGACGCGAGGGTTTCCGGCGTCGTCACGCTCTCCTCGGGCACGGAGCTCGAAATTGAGCGGCGAAAGGGCAAGCCGGCGTTCGCTGGTCGTGTCACCGGCGGCGGCGATGAGGCTCCCGCAGACTGGTTTCTTGCGGCCCTCGGCAACCCTGACGCGACGGTCTTTCGCAACGTCTTCGCCTTCTCCCTCGACGAGCTCGCGGCCGGCGCGCGCATCCTCGAGAAGAAAGAGGGCAACCTGTCGGGACTCTCTTCGGATCAGGGCTCGGCGGGTCCGTACAGCCCAGTACGATCCTCGATGACTTGGACAAGGAGATGGCGCCCCTCTTCGTGGCGGCTGGGCGGGTGCAGGCGATTCCTGCCCGCGTCGCTCGCATCGAGGAGCTGA
- a CDS encoding DNA repair exonuclease yields the protein MKLVHAADLHIDSPLAGLERYEGAPLAEAREATRHAFRNVVNLCLAEKARFLILAGDVFDGDWRDANTGLFFVHQLARLREIDCRVLLLRGNHDHELTRTLVYRVPEFVHVFGPPDDPSKRSFVFPDDRVAFHGVSYPTRKVDDSLLPHYPRPLPELLNIGVLHTNCTGSTAHDRYAPCTVQELSAFGYGYWALGHVHTHQVLSQRPWIVYPGNTQGRHAREPGPKGCVLVTVDGTDVVDVAFHETGTMRFAHVDVVLGEGDDEEELLRRADAALDPLRQTASERRAVIAVRLTVRGSTALHRVIVREPTRVAQNLRSHWLGRAESIWLEKVIFDTRPLVSLDELRASPGLVGDLMRNLEHLRSGDGEPDLAALAGEVLGPLRKKLRAEADALGLPLHDVPTLAGLVEQVETLLAERLVEREGR from the coding sequence TTGAAACTGGTCCACGCGGCGGATCTGCACATCGACAGCCCCCTTGCGGGCCTCGAACGCTACGAAGGGGCTCCCCTCGCCGAGGCGCGCGAGGCCACGCGTCACGCGTTTCGCAACGTCGTGAACCTCTGCCTCGCAGAGAAGGCTCGCTTCCTCATCCTCGCCGGTGACGTCTTCGACGGCGACTGGCGCGACGCCAACACGGGTCTCTTCTTCGTTCACCAGCTCGCGCGCCTTCGAGAAATCGATTGCCGCGTCCTCTTGCTGCGCGGCAACCACGATCATGAGCTCACCCGCACCCTCGTCTACCGGGTGCCCGAGTTCGTCCATGTCTTCGGGCCGCCCGACGACCCCTCAAAGCGCAGCTTCGTGTTTCCCGACGACCGGGTGGCCTTCCACGGCGTGAGCTACCCGACGCGCAAGGTCGACGACAGCTTGCTGCCGCACTATCCGAGGCCGCTGCCGGAGCTGTTGAACATTGGTGTACTCCACACCAATTGCACCGGCTCGACGGCTCACGACCGCTACGCGCCGTGCACCGTCCAAGAGCTCTCGGCGTTCGGTTACGGCTACTGGGCCCTCGGGCACGTGCACACGCACCAGGTGCTGAGCCAGAGGCCCTGGATCGTCTATCCCGGCAACACGCAAGGGCGCCACGCCCGCGAACCGGGACCGAAGGGCTGCGTCCTTGTCACCGTCGACGGCACCGACGTCGTCGACGTGGCGTTCCACGAGACCGGCACCATGCGCTTCGCCCACGTCGACGTGGTGCTCGGCGAAGGGGACGACGAAGAGGAGCTCTTGCGCCGTGCCGACGCTGCCCTTGACCCCCTGCGCCAAACCGCGAGCGAACGCCGCGCCGTCATCGCCGTGCGCCTCACGGTCCGCGGGAGCACAGCACTCCACCGCGTGATCGTTCGCGAGCCGACCCGCGTCGCGCAGAACCTTCGCTCCCATTGGCTCGGCCGCGCCGAGAGCATTTGGCTCGAGAAGGTGATCTTTGATACGCGTCCGCTTGTCTCGCTCGATGAGCTCCGCGCATCGCCCGGGCTCGTCGGCGATCTGATGAGGAACCTCGAGCACCTCCGCTCCGGCGACGGAGAGCCGGACCTCGCCGCGCTGGCCGGTGAAGTGCTGGGCCCGCTCCGCAAGAAGCTCCGGGCCGAAGCCGACGCGCTCGGCCTTCCGCTTCACGACGTCCCGACGCTCGCCGGCCTGGTCGAACAGGTCGAGACGCTCCTCGCCGAACGCCTCGTCGAACGAGAAGGTCGCTGA
- a CDS encoding polymer-forming cytoskeletal protein codes for MDPNDITTLLGPGTQFEGKLHFEGRVRIDGAFKGEIRSDDTLIIGEGADVHAEIDVATVIVRGGTVHGNVRAKQSIEVHAPGRLIGNIHSPSVFIERGVEFQGNCRMDALDAPKAVAAAPVAQA; via the coding sequence ATGGACCCCAACGACATCACGACGCTCCTTGGCCCTGGCACCCAGTTCGAGGGCAAGCTTCACTTCGAAGGTCGCGTACGCATCGACGGAGCCTTCAAGGGCGAGATTCGGAGCGACGACACGTTGATCATCGGTGAAGGCGCCGACGTGCATGCTGAGATCGACGTGGCGACTGTGATCGTTCGCGGCGGGACCGTTCACGGCAACGTGCGCGCGAAGCAGAGCATCGAGGTCCACGCGCCGGGCCGACTCATCGGCAACATCCACTCGCCCTCCGTGTTCATCGAGCGCGGCGTGGAGTTTCAGGGCAACTGCCGCATGGATGCCCTCGACGCCCCGAAGGCCGTCGCCGCGGCGCCCGTCGCGCAAGCCTAG